Within Solea solea chromosome 1, fSolSol10.1, whole genome shotgun sequence, the genomic segment ggcagacacacagacaggtgaagAACCACTTTGAAGTACGTTGATTCCTTTTGCTCCTTTGATATTTGACAAACTTTTAAAACCGCGATTAAGAACTTGTTTTTCAGGCTGCTGCTCGTCCTGAAATGGCGCAGAAAGGAGTTCAGCTGCGCTCGGAAAACTTCTCGTCCGATCTTCTGTCCGGAGCTTCTGAAGAATCCAGCGACAACTCCCTGTGGACACAACTTCTGTCTGGACTATATCAAGACCTACTGGGTTGGGACGACGATCTCCAGCTGTCCTCAGTGTAGAAAGACCTTCACACAGAGACCTGAtctcatgaaaaacaacatgttaGCAGATTTacggaggagctgaagaagactgAGGTTCACGCCCGTGTCACAAGAAGACGGAGGAGGAGCCTCAGAGCTGgaggatgcagcagcagcagcatcgttCCAGATTTACTGTAACTACGACGACAGCAGTAAAATGTTGGACGACAAAAGTGTAACTTCATGTAAGCACTGCACAACACGTGTTACTTATGCTAGCGGCAGCACTTCAAATATGCTAGCGCATCTGTGGAGACATCAGCCCAGTGACAGCTCGACAGCTTCTCCACAGTAATGAGGGTGTTTAAGATGTGCATGTCGTGGTGGAGGACGCAGGATTTCAGCGTATGATTAAAGTCGTTTATATTCCATCTCAGTCACTCCTGAACTTTATGAAGAGACATGACGATGAATTGTCAAAGAATTGTCCGACACAGCGTCGGTGGCTGTGACTACAGAAGGATGGAGCTCCAGAGCCACTGAGAGGTTTCTAACTGTGACTGCTCGTTACTTCATTCAGAGAAGATGAAAAGCTGTTTTATAGACCCGCCCACTTTATGAAAGACACAAGTGAGCATCTTTGTGACGCACTGACACAAGCACTAACACAAGCAGTGACACAATGGAAACTAGAATAAATCTAGAAATATATCTAGATTGTTACAATGTTCTTCATCACACTGCctaattatttcactttttgcaaGATTGCATGACATGTCTAAGaatatctgataaaaaaatgaatctAATCATTAGGCTATAGATCTGATACatgatatttttacagtgtaaaaacaatagaaaaaaacctgctccaccctTACTTATCATCAATCACCTGCATTAAAGAATCACAAGCTTGTCCAAGAACCTCCAGGAGAACATCTGTGATGGACATGTGTATCTGtcatctctgctctgtgggCAAACAAAGTCCACGACAGTCTcagctgcaggagagagagcTGGATCTGAGTCTAGAAGaagtccagcagagactccaggACAGAGAGAAGGATGAGGAGGTGAAGGCCGTCAATCTCTCTGCAGATAAAGCAGACAAGGACACTGGCAAGATCTTCACTGACATGATGCAGAAAAGACTGAAGTGAGTCGAGTCAAAGACGTTTAGGAGAAGCTCCTGAACTCAGATGATCAGTTTCTGCTCAACTACCGGTCACTGTCAGCACTGAGTCATTTTACCACTTGTTTTCTTGATTGTTTTGTGccggaaaaaagagaaattgacgatcaaacaaacatttattcaatatttatataaaaaacctgaaaatgagaACATTTAAGATCAagacttttctttatttgaagAATTAAATGGATCATTTATCAGATCAGTTCGTAGAGTCTCGGTGTGACGCAAACTTTTCGCAAGAAAGACAACgttctcacaaacacatttgaattccaatgaacaggaagtgagagaggaaacagaaaaacatgatttttttgaagtttgacgACAAACTACTGACGGAAGGGTTCACCCCCGCTTTCAAAGGAAGAGCCTCTGACGTCGGCTTCCAATGGCTGGAAACGGAAAATGTTTTTACGAACATTTTTTTAGTCGTCATTCTGCAAAATTCGTAACAGGAAGTCGCTGCACTTCGCAGAACAAATGGGTTTTCCAGTAACAGGTGAGTCagctagcttagcattagcaccGCTTTTGCGTCTACTCGCGCAGTGTAAAGTAGAGATGCAGCATATTgggactttttgccgatatctcAGGATCGTTTTGGGCCGATGCCATAATATTTTTGGAtatgcaaatacaaatacactgtAGAGGGCGCTAAAGCCAATACGGCCAATATTGTCATCCTGGAATTATCAAAATTCCAGTCCACGCCCACGTCCCCTGGACTGCAATCCAAAGCACTCCGTCCTCTGTATTTACCGCGGCTCACAAACGTCTTTCTTTCCACCTGAGAGCCGTGGTCGATGGGAACCGTGGTCTCAGCAGGTTTGATTCTGCTGCTTGTGGAGCCATCGCTTCTTCAGCTTCTCTGCTTTGACTCGTTCCTTTGACGCTGAAAAAGTGGGAATGTTGATATTTGATGCAAAACGATACACAATCGCAATATCTGTCAGCATGAAGAAATCTCTGTTTATTCATAACAGAGAGAACATGAGTGAACGCaagatttcacaataaaagccttggtCTTAAGGTTTTCCACCTTAAggccagtggaaaaaaaaaagtttgcataTCCTTCCTataaatttcacaataaaagccttggtGGCACTTTGAGGCCCATAAAAAaccaaataatattaatataaaaacacGTCTCATTGAGCCCAAATAGCTGATTCTGGGTGGAAAAAACCCCACTGATAGGTACAAAAAAATCCAGCAAACgatttttcacaataaaagccttggtGGTGTTTTGAGGTTTTCCAGTTTGGGGCCcgtaaaaaatacaaacaataaaaacaaagtgtttgagTCATCCCAAAACGCTGATTCTGAAAAAAACCCGCCAACATGCTCCACAAATTTAGCAGACTATtaaaatttcacaataaaagttgtggtggcattttgagatttaAATTGTGCTACCCCTTTTTTGTAGTGCACtgttgaaaataatcattttcaaGATGCATCCTAAGATTCTTGATGTGACGCTCCCACTGCTGGTGGTGCGAGCAGAACACACGTCACTCTTTACCAaattgaaactgaagttttgagTATTTTTTCACACCCAGAATCAGTGTTTTGGGCTCAATGAAAACCTCAAAACaccaaggcttttattgtgaaagtttCATAGcgtggtttgtttttctttgtcataaCATGAAACTGTCTTCAGCGTCTGTACAATACAAGTCTTTAATCTCAGGTTATCGGACATAACTCACCCCAGTCTTTCCTGACGAACTGCACCGCAGCACTTTTATTGAGACTCTTCTTGTTCTGCAGAGACAGAAGCTCGTtgtctgaaacacaaacacaaactcataaGTCGCAGGGAAACGCATGGAATGTTGCCGCCGTCATCCGCAGCAGGAATTCTCCAGGAGACCAGGAAAACCTCAGCGGGACGAGACGGGACGTCACTATAGCAATGCTCAAATTGAGACAGATCATGGTCCTTGCAGACTTCTGCCACAGAGTGTAGCTTGCAGCGTGATTATAACGGAAAACATTTAatctagggatgtcccgatctgatattaatatcggatatgGGTCCGATAGCCAAAAACGCATATCTGATTATATCGgagtgcctctaaaatctccgatataagCGCTCCGATACAACACAAATGGATTTTTAACGTCAGGACTAAACcaggaacatggatttttaacgTCAGGATTAAACCAGGAACATGGATTTTAAACGTCAGGATTAAACAaggaacatggatttttaacgTCAGGACTAAACcaggaacatggatttttaacgTCAGGATTAAACcaggaacatggatttttaacgTCAGGATTAAACCAGGAACATGGATTTgtaacttcaggattaaaacccaggaacatggatttttaacttcaggattaaacaaGGAACATGGATTTGTAACTTCAGGACTAAATcaggaacatggatttttaacgTCAGGATTAAAACCcaggaacatggatttttaacttcaggattaaaaccCAGGAAGATGgatttttaacttcaggattaaacaaggaacatggatttttaacgTCAGGACTAAACCAGGAACATGGATTTgtaacttcaggattaaaaccCAGGAAAATGAATTTgtaacttcaggattaaaaccCAGGAACATGGATTTGTAACTTCAGGAGTAAAATCCAGGAACATGTATTGTTCTTACTGGTGGTCCTGCAGCTTCCTGGCCCGTAGAGTCTGGACTTGATGAAATCCTCGGCCGCCTGCTGCTGGACTGACACAGACGTTCCCTCCTTCACTGTGGTCACCGTGTAGCTTCCTTTAAAACTGACAAACAGGAAACCAGTCAGTTAAAATAAGTGAGGAGGTGGTGCAAAGTGATTGTGGGACGATAAGAGTCTGTTCCTCAACGTACTTTCGAGAATCTGGCAGTTTCTTCTGCCTCTTCTCTTGTGGCTCTCCGTCCTCGTCTTCAGCTGCTGAGAACgagttaaattaaaaacaagaaaaagagtCATGAGGGTTCCACACGTGAGTGAGggatgaggagggaggaagactCACCTGGGTCTTCAGGTCGTTTCCTCCTGCAAAATGAAGGTGTAGATGTTCAGAGGAGAAATCATGGAAAGAGAACGAGTGGAGAAAATAAACTCACCGTGACCAAGCAGCAGAGCCCATTTCCTCCAACACGTCGTCGGGTAAGAGACGTCGTTCCTGCAGGAGGAacgaggtcaaaggtcacgcgTGTGTTCATTCTCAGGACGAGGATaagcaggtgttttttttaacattagaatagaacagaattaAGGCGCCAATAATTCAAATACTAAATTAAATGATAATTAAACTGTGAAACATGGATGTTTAACTTAAGAGAACTTTgagatcatcatttccacgtttgccaaacactgatcaatatttatcaacattttatgcGGCTAAAATGCGGCTAAAATGCGACTAAAGCGGCTAAAAATCgacaaatgaatacatttattaaaataattaaaataataataataataataataataataataactaaagaGTGAAGGTCTCACCTTCTGCTCCTGGAACAGttcatgtctcctcctcctcttctctctcagcTCCTCCTTTTCCCTTCAAGCAGAATTTGACAACtgtaaaatgtatacatttacaaAAGCGAAAATTCACAATACAACATTAACGTTGAATGTTAAAGTAGTAGAATGTCTGTCTGCAGTTCCTGAATAAATAACCAAACAAAGTCtagattataaataaattattaaaatagttggcgattaatttataaatgtaacataatttaaatcacatttcttcctcattctgacgCTTATTATCaacaacagagcctctgttcaTACTGAACCATGCGCGTTTAGTTCTGCTGTGTCGAGAAACTTTTTTTCACACATAATATAACATCAATATACGCAGTAACCCACGCCGATATGAAAACAACACCTAAATAAGTCCGAATGTGCGACAAATAAGTCTCTAATTTGTGAAAAATCCGAGCATCTTTACGAAAAATGAGCAAAATGCGCAGTTTTTCGAACGGGATTTCGGTCGCGACTCGTTAGCGGCTCGTGTTAGGTACCTCCTGGCGGTGTGCAGCGCCTCGTTGATGCTGCGCAGAGCTTCGTTCTTTGACTCTTCGAACGTCACCTCTTCGGGCGCCTCGTCGTCACTGGAATTCAGCGACAAAGAGAAGTTTTCAGTGTGTGCGTCCATGTTCTCCGCCGACACTACCGTTTCCCCACGTTGTTTCTTCGCCATGTTGGCTCCGCGTGTGACGTCAAAATGACGCATGCGCccaagtaggtccagctgcagacccgcagaccactcaacgaaacacccctttactcaacgaaacaccccctcacactacacggcacaccccctcacactacacgacactctgattgggtctcaagagactgcgcctgaaacgtgatgacgtttactaacgtgataacgtcttctttttattgaaactttatttacacacgcgtatttcacagacacttgttgacaagagacttttatcccgttgtgcgacaggaatagagaagaataaatgctcgtgttgacttttatgaacacagaaatgtactttctgtgaaatttgtgaataattaatgtcactttgtaaactatgAAATGctatagccaaactgctaaaatatataaatgccgattggaaaagttctttgaacatcacgtttacacaatatagtatcacgtttttgtgatataattatcacgattatgtgatataattatcacgtcaatacaatataatatcacgtttatgtgatataattatcacgtttatacaatataatatcacgtttatgtgatataattatcacgtttatgtgatataattatcacgtttatacaatataatatcacgtttatgtgatataattatcacgtttatacaatataatatcacgtttgtgatataattaccacgtttatacaatataatatcacgtttatacaatatagtatcacaaaTTCCACTGTGAACACACTTCTGTACAATGTAAcgttttgaataatttcatttgtttttgcaaactttcaacatcatggcaacctgtctgttacaaaaaggtgtgttttttttttaaacaagtatttattgaagattttcttaatttaacagaaggcaacaaaacacacacaaggcacATATACAaacaggtaaataaataaataagatgagtaataataataataataataatagacatTTTACCATCAGCataaaaaagaatacaaaataaataaggaaaaaaataaaaaaaataaaaaaaaagggtcaatCCAGTTTGGCATCAATCCAACAATCCACATCCATATTGTTTCTCTCAAGGAATCTATAAAAGATGTCCCAAATCTTCCAAAACCTATCACGCttgttttttgcagtgtaactGATCTTTTCCAAGGCCATGTAAAATGTCATTCCCTTTAGCCATTGTGAGGTGGCACAGGGTGTATCTGACTTCCATGAGGAAGCTATACATCACTTGGCTTCCAAAAAGCAAATATTAAGTAGAGATCTTACTTTTTTAGaggtgttagggttagggttagggttagggttatctgGGTAAAGGtttaataaacataatttaGAATTGATAGGCACATCCTCAccaatgatttgttttgctAAATATAAGGATTTTCTCCAGAATGTAAGTATCTGTGGGCATTCCCACATACAGTGAAACAATGTCCCCTTTTGGTCTTTGCATTTGAGGCAGGTATCAGGTATGTTGGGATTAAAGTGGTGCAACTTGGATGGTGTTATATAAAGCCTACTTATCCatttatattgtaataatttggagtttgtatttattgattgcttTTGAGCTAGAGAACATGCTTCTGACCACTCCTCCTCTGTTAAGTTATCCTGCAGATCTGCCCTCCATGCTTTAAGTGTGTTTAGTGACGATTCTTTAGACTTGCTTTCAAAGAGCTTGTATAGTGAGGAAACCTGTCTTCTGgagtgtaaaaatgtataaaaaaagtataatcTTCCAAAGTGGATCTGGGGGGAATTGTCAAACTATTATTTTGTCTGGACAAGATAAAGCTTCGAAgttgcaaatatttaaaaaaatgttttgcagaAATCCCATACCTAACTCTAAGTTCCTCAAATGAACTAAAAACCGAATTTTCATTGTAAAGGTCAGCTATTTTGGCTAATCCCTGAGCAGCCCAGGCTTTAAACCCTGGGTCTGCTCTACCGGGTTGGAAGTCATCATTGCCATAAATCGGAGTAAactgagatatagttatattttCTCCCAGGTATGCCAACGAGTTATGCCAAACCTTTAAAGTATTCTTTAGAAAGGGATTTTTGGTCTTTTtaattagtttagttttgtttgcagaatttatgtaaagACATAGAGGAATATCAAT encodes:
- the nol7 gene encoding nucleolar protein 7 isoform X1, yielding MRHFDVTRGANMAKKQRGETVVSAENMDAHTENFSLSLNSSDDEAPEEVTFEESKNEALRSINEALHTARREKEELREKRRRRHELFQEQKERRLLPDDVLEEMGSAAWSRRKRPEDPAAEDEDGEPQEKRQKKLPDSRNFKGSYTVTTVKEGTSVSVQQQAAEDFIKSRLYGPGSCRTTNNELLSLQNKKSLNKSAAVQFVRKDWASKERVKAEKLKKRWLHKQQNQTC
- the nol7 gene encoding nucleolar protein 7 isoform X2: MRHFDVTRGANMAKKQRGETVVSAENMDAHTENFSLSLNSSDDEAPEEVTFEESKNEALRSINEALHTARREKEELREKRRRRHELFQEQKERRLLPDDVLEEMGSAAWSRRKRPEDPAEDEDGEPQEKRQKKLPDSRNFKGSYTVTTVKEGTSVSVQQQAAEDFIKSRLYGPGSCRTTNNELLSLQNKKSLNKSAAVQFVRKDWASKERVKAEKLKKRWLHKQQNQTC